In the genome of Bryobacteraceae bacterium, one region contains:
- a CDS encoding FAD-dependent oxidoreductase encodes MSLHRRSLFERLAAWAGLGRMTMSAAAQPAVPAAPGDEARVPGALGGYILSGRQEVLRREFDVVVIGGGIAGTCAAISAARNGARTALVHERSMLGGNSSSEVRLYPEVSTSHNVWCKEAGILDEIHVEERRRNHVPYIEGLMNSVWDLVLYEWVVREPNLTLFLNTTAREVEMKEPATILAVHAVQLGTERKFLFNAPLFIDCTGDGVIAQRAGAEFRWGMEGPAEFGESQAPEHAADQPQMGSTLFFRARDAGVPVPFEAPSWAPRFPTEADLLGRNHSRIDGGYWWIEVGLPHHQIRGNEEIKHEALRQLLGVWDHIKNHCERKERARNYGLDFVSFWPYKREARRIVGDHILTQRDLQDPPVHPDAVAFGCWYIDIHKPSGILARGKPNTKPDWEDAAVIPYGIPLRSCYSKTVSNLLMAGRPISTSYVAFSSTRVLRTGAIVGQGVGAAAALCHRHKCTPKRLVDDHATELRAVLQRQDCYLPGYGNDDPADLARGATVTASSQAPLDFPESREFFRLATPAAQLFPVATDRIDAVDLLLRSERDDAMAVTLGLRGADFVYDFRATEDVARASAVVPPRANGYVRFDFNRRVDPNRLYWVHLPAIPGLAWAQHTDVFDDPARVPVGTTPAELPGPSRWHPITRGSSFCLRLTPGQNPYGPENVVRGANRPDRWPNIFVSDPNRPLPAWLELRLPRPARIASVQITFDTDMNRHSRQPLYVYPDCVKRYDVLAGIGGGWRRVAGEAANYMRRRELAFTPVTTDRVRIELHETNGAKSARVYEIRLYG; translated from the coding sequence ATGAGCCTCCACCGACGCAGTCTCTTCGAGCGGCTCGCCGCCTGGGCCGGCCTCGGTCGCATGACCATGTCCGCCGCCGCCCAGCCCGCCGTTCCCGCCGCACCGGGTGACGAAGCCCGCGTTCCCGGCGCACTGGGTGGCTATATCCTCTCCGGCCGTCAGGAGGTGCTGCGCCGTGAATTCGACGTCGTCGTTATCGGCGGCGGCATCGCCGGAACCTGCGCCGCGATCTCGGCCGCGCGTAACGGCGCCAGAACAGCGCTCGTTCATGAACGTTCCATGCTCGGCGGCAACTCCTCGAGCGAAGTGCGGCTCTACCCGGAAGTCAGCACCAGCCACAACGTCTGGTGCAAGGAGGCCGGCATCCTCGATGAGATCCATGTCGAAGAACGCCGCCGCAACCATGTGCCCTATATCGAGGGCCTGATGAACTCGGTTTGGGACCTCGTGCTCTACGAATGGGTGGTCCGCGAGCCGAACCTCACGCTGTTCCTCAACACCACCGCGCGCGAAGTGGAGATGAAGGAACCCGCGACGATTCTCGCCGTCCACGCCGTCCAACTCGGCACAGAGCGTAAGTTCCTCTTCAACGCGCCGCTGTTCATCGATTGCACCGGCGACGGCGTCATAGCTCAGCGCGCCGGCGCCGAGTTCCGCTGGGGCATGGAAGGGCCCGCCGAGTTCGGCGAATCGCAGGCGCCGGAACACGCGGCCGATCAACCGCAGATGGGCAGCACCCTGTTCTTCCGCGCCCGCGACGCCGGTGTTCCGGTTCCCTTCGAGGCCCCCTCCTGGGCCCCGCGTTTTCCTACTGAAGCCGATCTTCTCGGCCGCAACCACAGCCGCATCGACGGCGGCTATTGGTGGATCGAGGTCGGACTGCCCCATCACCAGATCCGCGGCAACGAAGAAATCAAGCACGAAGCACTCCGGCAACTGCTCGGCGTTTGGGACCACATCAAGAACCATTGCGAACGCAAGGAACGCGCACGCAACTACGGGCTCGATTTCGTCAGCTTCTGGCCCTACAAGCGCGAAGCGCGCCGCATTGTCGGCGATCACATCCTCACCCAGCGCGATCTCCAGGATCCGCCCGTCCACCCGGACGCCGTCGCATTCGGCTGCTGGTACATCGATATCCACAAACCTTCCGGCATCCTCGCGCGCGGCAAGCCCAACACGAAACCTGACTGGGAAGACGCCGCCGTGATCCCGTACGGCATCCCGTTGCGATCGTGCTATTCGAAAACCGTGAGCAACCTGCTGATGGCGGGCAGGCCCATCAGCACCAGCTACGTCGCGTTCTCGTCCACGCGCGTGCTGCGCACGGGAGCGATTGTCGGACAAGGGGTAGGCGCCGCCGCCGCGCTCTGCCACCGGCACAAATGCACCCCAAAGCGGCTCGTGGACGATCATGCGACGGAACTGCGCGCCGTCCTGCAACGCCAGGACTGCTACCTGCCCGGCTACGGCAACGACGATCCGGCTGACCTCGCGCGCGGCGCCACCGTGACCGCCTCGAGCCAGGCGCCGCTGGACTTCCCCGAAAGCCGCGAGTTCTTCCGGCTGGCGACTCCCGCCGCGCAGCTCTTCCCGGTCGCCACGGACCGTATCGATGCCGTCGACCTGCTGCTTCGCTCCGAACGTGACGACGCCATGGCAGTGACGCTCGGCCTGCGCGGGGCCGACTTCGTCTACGACTTCCGCGCTACTGAGGATGTCGCCCGCGCCTCGGCCGTCGTGCCCCCGCGCGCGAACGGATACGTGCGCTTCGACTTCAACCGCCGCGTGGATCCGAACCGGCTGTACTGGGTCCACCTGCCCGCCATCCCCGGCCTGGCGTGGGCGCAGCACACCGACGTGTTCGATGACCCGGCCCGCGTCCCAGTGGGGACCACGCCGGCAGAACTCCCCGGCCCGTCGCGCTGGCATCCCATCACTCGCGGATCCAGCTTCTGCCTCCGCCTCACGCCGGGTCAGAATCCATACGGACCCGAGAACGTCGTCCGTGGCGCCAACCGTCCGGACCGTTGGCCGAACATCTTCGTCTCGGACCCCAATCGCCCTCTGCCCGCCTGGCTCGAACTCCGTCTGCCGCGCCCGGCGCGGATCGCTTCGGTTCAGATCACCTTCGATACCGACATGAACCGCCATTCGCGCCAGCCGCTCTACGTCTATCCGGATTGCGTCAAACGCTACGACGTGCTCGCGGGCATTGGCGGAGGATGGCGGCGCGTCGCCGGCGAAGCGGCCAACTACATGCGTCGCCGCGAACTGGCGTTTACTCCGGTAACCACGGATCGCGTGCGGATCGAGCTGCACGAGACCAACGGAGCAAAATCGGCGCGCGTGTACGAGATCCGCCTCTATGGCTGA
- a CDS encoding DUF4384 domain-containing protein: MNRRFFLAALGPASLSAQRRRWSGSQWLEVILERKRDKQWAKIDPGLVLESSDVVRFRFRTNFSGFVYIVNYGTSGSRTLLFPGEATGRENHVAADQEYLVPANGASFRVAGPPGHDVVYWILSPVALGSEDAKALTSGPGEHKPPRLLPRCDDSILRARGECVDSTAGARNVKDPESLPGNLPKLTPRELVIVEKPGATRISAPGSIGAPVVYEFRLAHR, encoded by the coding sequence ATGAACCGCCGGTTTTTCCTGGCCGCGCTCGGCCCGGCATCGTTGAGCGCGCAACGCCGCCGTTGGAGCGGCTCACAATGGCTGGAAGTCATCCTCGAACGTAAGCGCGACAAGCAATGGGCCAAGATCGATCCGGGCTTGGTGCTGGAATCGAGCGACGTGGTGCGCTTCCGGTTCCGGACTAATTTTTCCGGATTCGTCTATATCGTGAACTACGGCACCAGCGGCTCGCGGACGCTGCTGTTTCCGGGCGAGGCAACGGGCAGGGAGAATCACGTGGCCGCGGACCAGGAGTACCTGGTTCCGGCCAACGGAGCTTCTTTCCGGGTCGCGGGTCCGCCCGGGCACGACGTGGTCTATTGGATCCTGAGTCCGGTGGCGCTTGGAAGCGAAGACGCCAAGGCGTTGACGTCGGGCCCGGGCGAACACAAGCCGCCGCGGCTGCTGCCGCGCTGCGACGATTCGATCCTGAGAGCGAGGGGCGAGTGCGTGGACAGCACCGCGGGCGCGCGCAACGTCAAGGACCCGGAATCGCTGCCGGGGAATCTGCCGAAGCTCACGCCGCGGGAACTGGTGATTGTGGAGAAGCCGGGCGCGACGCGGATCTCGGCGCCGGGGTCGATCGGCGCGCCGGTTGTGTACGAGTTCCGGCTCGCTCACCGGTAG
- a CDS encoding DUF4384 domain-containing protein has translation MVRNLPVVVCWGVVAALLAAQTKPRLTARQLFYSEGAPGSEGVAKSSGPKVENPKSAPKVVARRTAPKAPKRVEERRAEEKRVEEPVVAQAKPPGKAQEGPQATVDVPVREAVDTGGARYVNTGMREGKPIAIRYSLVKVADGGAESEVSPTMTFVSGDRVRLRVQGNQPGYLYVIARGSSGKWKPLFPSPEATDNLVEATPVTLPGGNRAWTMDQQTGEEQLLVVFSRTPAEDVDEMIENLQNRGGAAPPSREKPRMQLAMNLDDRFVSGLRTMYARDLIVETVEASAAAPSAADRPASSANTMENAVYVAADPESSGGRVVADIKLVHR, from the coding sequence ATGGTTCGCAACTTGCCAGTCGTAGTCTGCTGGGGCGTTGTGGCAGCGTTGCTGGCGGCACAGACCAAGCCACGGCTGACCGCGCGCCAGTTGTTCTACTCGGAGGGGGCGCCGGGATCGGAAGGCGTGGCGAAGAGTAGCGGGCCGAAAGTGGAAAACCCGAAGAGCGCGCCCAAAGTGGTCGCCCGGCGGACTGCGCCGAAGGCGCCGAAGCGTGTGGAAGAGAGGCGAGCGGAAGAGAAGCGCGTCGAGGAGCCGGTGGTGGCCCAGGCGAAGCCGCCCGGGAAGGCTCAGGAAGGGCCGCAAGCGACCGTGGATGTGCCGGTGCGAGAGGCCGTGGACACCGGTGGGGCGCGGTACGTGAACACTGGGATGCGCGAAGGGAAACCGATCGCGATCCGCTACAGCCTGGTGAAGGTAGCCGATGGAGGAGCCGAGAGCGAAGTGAGCCCGACGATGACGTTCGTCTCCGGAGACCGCGTTCGGCTGCGCGTTCAGGGCAACCAGCCGGGGTATCTTTACGTGATCGCACGCGGGTCCAGCGGGAAGTGGAAGCCGCTGTTTCCGTCCCCGGAGGCGACCGACAACCTGGTAGAGGCTACACCGGTCACGCTGCCGGGCGGCAATCGCGCCTGGACGATGGACCAGCAAACGGGCGAGGAGCAACTCCTGGTGGTGTTCTCGCGCACGCCGGCCGAGGACGTGGATGAAATGATCGAGAACTTGCAGAATCGCGGGGGAGCCGCGCCGCCATCGCGCGAAAAGCCGCGGATGCAGCTTGCGATGAACCTGGACGACCGGTTCGTCTCCGGGCTCCGCACGATGTATGCCCGCGATCTGATCGTCGAAACCGTGGAGGCTTCGGCGGCGGCGCCGAGCGCGGCCGATCGGCCGGCCAGTTCCGCCAATACGATGGAGAACGCAGTCTACGTGGCGGCCGACCCGGAGAGTTCCGGAGGCCGCGTGGTGGCCGATATTAAGTTAGTGCATCGTTGA